A genomic window from Syngnathus typhle isolate RoL2023-S1 ecotype Sweden linkage group LG18, RoL_Styp_1.0, whole genome shotgun sequence includes:
- the gucy2g gene encoding guanylate cyclase 2G — protein sequence MTTSRSSSGVTQVLHLMLALTAGAGLASTPPKLLIGFQAPWNSSYPFSAQRLGSAIQIAVDKVNTNPSFLGNYSLGFVYMDTACSPKLSLGGFIQQVWRDNVSAVFGPACPEEAEVTGLIASTWSIPMFGFVGQSSKMDDGKVYDSYINLVPPLKRSSEVLVKTLEFFGWTHVAMIGGGLDSNTWDKVDALWTTVETLLRSKFKLTAAVQFDTSDTQLVYRNVEYIATVARVIVVLTNKEDSSALLLEAERQGLMGGDYVFFLVQHFEDNVWKYSVDSQMNLRAFDMTFIIGQKSYDGYEYYDFFEQVYERLRGPPFHSNLTSEREVSTYSAYLHDAVLLYAMALKEVLKDGKDPRDGRQVLEKLNNKNSIRFHGASGLVHFDEDGERNLDYSIYDLQYSKDTAAFVPVLHFDSHSKSIQPTPMFAAVTWPKGRPPADNPECGFNNELCEWLSNDMALLALLVTFPVVGVLAVLGLGVLLLQKLRLQSSLEDSRWWLIDYGDITIVREASAVQARSVSTTRTLSGSGGSRSTLSNRSYCFKDKMGKEHVYTTIGLYRGNYVAIKYIKRDVCEKLQGASILTEFNVMKEMKHENLVQFFGACVEPPKACLVMQYCSKGSLKDILKASDVELDGMFKLSFAYDIVNGMDFIHKSRLKFHGNLKTSTCMVDSRLQVKLSGFGLWEFKYGSKSNRGPPGTPKYDGLFWTAPELLRQISADVNGTPKGDIYSFAIILWELMYNSKGGPFHDFNMEPKEIINRLRGPICGEPLRPALSELCDENINSLIRICWNENPEHRPPFRSILRQLKEASPESHSNILDNMVEKLEKYANHLEDVVEERTNQLVAEKARTDKLLSSMLPRYIADELMAGKSVEPRSYDVVSIFFSDIVGFTSMCAVSSAMEVVMFLNDLYSLFDDIIRMYDVYKVETIGDAYMVASGLPITNGQQHAVEIATMALHFLSAIKRFRIRHMPTESLAIRIGIHSGPVVAGVVGSTMPRYCLFGDTVNMASRMESNSLPLKIHISQCTADILVQVGSFELEERGQIEMKGKGCQKTYWLLSKQGFDPPLPSPAQANSSLQVAAEKTGVCSTKKPSGEDVTLVPVDI from the exons ATGACGACGAGTAGATCATCCTCGGGTGTCACCCAGGTGCTCCACCTGATGCTCGCCCTGACAGCCGGCGCCGGTCTTGCGTCGACCCCTCCCAAGCTCCTGATCGGCTTCCAGGCTCCTTGGAACTCGTCGTACCCCTTCAGTGCGCAGCGGCTGGGATCTGCGATCCAGATCGCCGTGGACAAGGTGAACACCAACCCGTCCTTCTTGGGAAACTACAGCTTGGGTTTCGTCTACATGGACACAGCCTGCAGCCCTAAGTTGTCCTTAGGGGGCTTCATTCAACAGGTGTGGAGGGACAACGTGTCCGCCGTCTTTGGTCCAGCGTGTCCTGAAGAAGCTGAG GTGACCGGCTTGATCGCGTCGACGTGGAGCATCCCGATGTTCGGTTTTGTGGGACAATCATCCAAGATGGATGACGGCAAAGTGTACGACTCCTACATCAACCTGGTGCCGCCGCTCAAGAGGAGCTCCGAAGTGCTGGTGAAGACCTTGGAGTTCTTCGGGTGGACGCACGTGGCCATGATTGGCGGCGGCTTGGACTCCAATACGTGGGACAAAGTGGACGCGCTGTGGACGACGGTGGAGACGCTGCTGAGGTCAAAGTTCAAGTTGACGGCCGCCGTCCAATTCGACACCAGCGACACACAATTGGTTTACCGCAACGTCGAGTACATCGCAACTGTAGCCAGAG TGATCGTGGTCCTGACCAATAAGGAAGACTCGTCGGCGCTGCTGCTGGAGGCCGAGCGGCAAGGTTTGATGGGCGGCGATTACGTGTTCTTCCTGGTGCAGCATTTTGAG GACAACGTGTGGAAATACTCAGTGGACAGCCAAATGAACCTCCGAGCCTTCGACATGACTTTCATCATTGGCCAGAAGTCGTACGACGGCTACGAGTACTATGACTTCTTTGAGCAGGTGTATGAGAGACTCAGAGGACCTCCATTCCACAGCAACCTGACATCTGAACGAGAG GTGAGCACCTACTCGGCCTACCTGCACGACGCCGTGCTGCTCTACGCCATGGCTCTGAAGGAGGTCTTGAAAGATGGCAAGGATCCTCGCGACGGACGTCAAGTTCTGGAGAAACTGAACAACAAGAACAGCATTCGCTTTCATG GAGCTTCGGGACTGGTCCACTTTGACGAGGACGGGGAGAGGAACTTGGACTATTCCATTTACGACCTGCAGTACTCCAAGGACACCGCCGCGTTTGTCCCCGTCCTCCATTTTGACAGCCACAGCAAAAGCATACA GCCGACGCCCATGTTCGCCGCAGTGACCTGGCCCAAAGGACGACCTCCGGCCGACAACCCCGAATGCGGCTTCAACAACGAACTTTGTGAATGGCTGAGTAACG ACATGGCCCTTCTGGCTCTACTGGTCACGTTCCCCGTCGTCGGCGTGTTGGCCGTGCTGGGCCTCGGCGTCCTGCTGCTGCAGAAGTTGCGCTTACAGAGCAGCCTGGAGGACTCGCGTTGGTGGCTCATCGACTACGGTGACATCACCATCGTCAGAGAGGCGTCG GCGGTCCAGGCCAGGTCAGTGAGCACCACCAGGACTCTGAGTGGCAGTGGAGGTTCGCGTTCTACTTTGTCCAACAGGAGTTACTGCTTCAAGGATAAAATGGGCAAAGAGCACGTCTACACCACCATTGGACTCTACCGG GGGAATTACGTGGCCATTAAGTACATCAAGAGAGACGTTTGCGAGAAACTTCAGGGGGCCTCCATCCTCACCGAATTCAACGTG ATGAAGGAGATGAAGCACGAGAACCTGGTCCAGTTCTTTGGTGCCTGCGTGGAGCCGCCAAAGGCCTGTCTGGTCATGCAGTACTGCAGCAAGGGCAGCTTGAAG GACATTTTGAAGGCTTCCGACGTGGAGCTGGATGGGATGTTCAAGCTTTCCTTCGCTTACGACATCGTCAAC GGAATGGACTTCATCCACAAGAGCAGGCTCAAGTTCCACGGAAACCTAAAGACCAGCACCTGCATGGTGGACAGCCGGCTGCAGGTCAAACTCTCCGGGTTCGGACTGTGGGAGTTTAAATATGGCAGTAAAAGCAACCGAGGCCCGCCGGGAACTCCCAAATATGACG GGTTGTTTTGGACGGCTCCGGAGCTTTTGAGACAAATCAGTGCAGATGTCAACGGGACCCCCAAAGGGGATATCTACAGCTTTGCTATCATCCTGTGGGAGCTCATGTACAACTCCAAGGGCGGGCCATTCCATGATTTCAACATGGAGCCCAAAG AGATCATCAATAGGCTGCGGGGGCCAATCTGCGGCGAGCCCCTCAGACCGGCCCTGTCTGAACTGTGCGATGAAAACATCAACTCGCTGATCAGGATCTGCTGGAATGAAAATCCAGAACACCGACCACCGTTTAGGTCCATTCTAAGACAGCTGAAGGAGGCCAGCCCGGAGAG CCATTCAAACATTCTTGACAACATGGTGGAGAAGTTAGAAAAATACGCCAATCATCTGGAGGATGTGGTGGAGGAGAGGACCAATCAACTGGTCGCCGAGAAGGCTCGCACAGACAAGCTTCTTTCCAGCATGTTGCCGAG GTACATCGCGGACGAGCTGATGGCGGGGAAATCAGTGGAGCCTCGTAGCTACGACGTGGTGAGCATCTTCTTCTCCGACATCGTGGGCTTCACCTCCATGTGCGCCGTCAGCTCGGccatggaggtggtcatgttcCTCAACGACCTCTACAGCCtctttgatgacatcatccgGATGTACGACGTCTACAAG GTGGAGACCATCGGCGACGCCTACATGGTAGCAAGCGGTCTTCCCATCACCAACGGCCAACAGCACGCCGTGGAGATCGCCACCATGGCCTTGCACTTCCTGAGCGCCATCAAACGCTTCCGGATTCGCCACATGCCCACGGAGAGCTTGGCCATCCGCATCGGCATCCACTCag gtccaGTTGTTGCCGGCGTGGTCGGGAGCACGATGCCTCGCTATTGTTTGTTTGGCGATACGGTCAACATGGCTTCTCGAATGGAGAGCAACAGTTTAC CCTTGAAGATTCACATCTCGCAGTGCACCGCTGACATTCTGGTCCAGGTGGGCTCATTCGAGCTTGAGGAAAGGGGACAAATCGAAATGAAG GGAAAAGGCTGCCAGAAGACCTACTGGCTGTTGAGCAAACAAGGTTTCGACCCTCCTCTACCCAGTCCTGCACAGGCGAACTCGAGCCTCCAGGTGGCAGCAGAG aaaactggagtgtgcAGCACCAAGAAACCTTCCGGGGAGGATGTCACCTTAGTTCCAGTGGACATTTAA
- the tectb gene encoding beta-tectorin — MAAALLLVMLPVVLTCVPQKADYVMVSCFPNAIIANVPECPYGWEMEQLSLGGVCSTGVHSSGYYRFIIPDLTPKNHSYCGTQSEYIPGKDARYIFLNWVVSNDTSLTLRNQPVNYTFSCVYRATYLVNNAVFSQRVATVYVSNGTLGSFMSQLSMGVFTNAKFLYAKEAPYVIDTSEIGSEVFVGVEAKGLSGRFRVVIENCWATPTPYSTDRRRWSLIINSCPSDDTVNIFENAKDGRSTFKFNSFRFGGQEKLSTVWLHCEVYVCDSERLVCQPSPCPARRLASKAETNGGILTAEFYIRANGSANEGHIIGVSPPLLLLILINTYCHAYTNYMFET, encoded by the exons ATGGCCGCCGCTTTGCTCCTCGTGATGCTTCCTGTGGTGTTGACCTGTGTTCCCCAGAAAGCAG ATTACGTGATGGTGTCGTGCTTCCCCAACGCCATTATCGCCAACGTGCCCGAGTGTCCATACGGCTGGGAGATGGAGCAGCTCTCTCTGGGGGGCGTGTGCTCCACAGGCGTGCATAGCTCTGGTTACTACCGCTTCATCATTCCTGACCTGACGCCCAAGAACCACTCGTACTGCGGCACTCAGTCAGAG TACATCCCTGGCAAAGATGCCCGCTACATCTTCTTGAACTGGGTGGTGTCCAACGACACATCCCTGACGCTCAGGAACCAGCCGGTCAACTACACCTTCAGCTGCGTGTACCGAGCCACTTATCTGGTCAACAACGCCGTCTTCAGTCAGAG AGTGGCCACCGTCTACGTCAGCAACGGAACTTTGGGCTCCTTTATGTCACAGCTGTCCATGGGTGTGTTCACG aacgcCAAGTTCCTGTACGCCAAAGAAGCTCCGTACGTTATTGACACCTCCGAGATTGGATCAGAGGTCTTTGTCGGTGTGGAGGCCAAAGGGCTGAGTGGACGTTTCCGCGTAGTCATCGAAAACTGTTGGGCTACGCCGACGCCATACTCCACAGATAGGAGGAGGTGGAGCCTCATCATCAACAG CTGCCCATCTGATGACACCGTGAACATTTTCGAAAACGCCAAAGATGGCCGCTCCACCTTCAAGTTCAACTCTTTCCGCTTTGGAGGTCAGGAAAAGTTGTCCACCGTGTGGCTTCACTGCGAGGTTTACGTTTGCGACAGCGAACGACTCGTCTGCCAACCC AGTCCATGTCCAGCCAGAAGACTGGCATCCAAAGCGGAGACAAACGGTGGCATCTTGACTGCTGAATTTTACATCAGAG CTAATGGATCGGCCAATGAAGGTCATATTATAG GAGTGTCTCCACCTCTCCTGTTGCTCATCCTAATCAACACATACTGTCATGCTTACACAAATTATATGTTCGAAACTTGA
- the LOC133143091 gene encoding dickkopf-related protein 3-like isoform X1, translated as MLPSVWMASLCLCFTRTEAHIWAWMLNMPHSPPKDGTAAIRDVAAPGRSTTAMCHHDRTCGRGFSCDRHFGLCVPLRGEGHYCRRDAQCVRGLSCMFGKCHRSIPNGQEGARCKVDRDCGASMCCARHHGERVCKRRLMRDDGCYVPDGGLAFSINQICPCDEGLLCRENIAPHRRERDFIYQKEHTSWTCQVPKS; from the exons ATGTTGCCCAGCGTGTGGATGGCGAGCCTGTGTCTGTGCTTCACTCGGACCGAGGCGCACATTTGGGCGTGGATGCTGAACATGCCCCACAGTCCACCCAAAGACGGGACCGCGGCTATTCGGGACGTCGCGGCCCCTGGCAGATCCACCACG GCGATGTGCCACCACGACAGGACCTGCGGGCGGGGTTTTTCCTGCGACCGCCACTTCGGCCTGTGCGTCCCCCTCCGCGGGGAGGGGCACTACTGCCGCAGGGACGCTCAATGCGTGCGAGGCCTCAGCTGCATGTTCGGCAAATGCCACCGCAGCATTCCCAATGGGCAAGAGG GCGCACGATGTAAGGTGGACCGCGACTGCGGGGCGTCCATGTGCTGCGCACGCCACCACGGCGAACGCGTGTGCAAGCGGCGGCTGATGCGCGACGACGGCTGCTACGTCCCCGACGGCGGCCTGGCGTTCAGCATCAACCAGATCTGCCCCTGCGACGAGGGGCTGCTGTGTCGGGAGAATATCGCCCCACACAGGAGAGA GAGGGATTTTATTTACCAGAAGGAGCACACAAGCTGGACGTGCCAAGTTCCCAAAAGCTAA
- the LOC133143091 gene encoding dickkopf-related protein 3-like isoform X2 encodes MASLCLCFTRTEAHIWAWMLNMPHSPPKDGTAAIRDVAAPGRSTTAMCHHDRTCGRGFSCDRHFGLCVPLRGEGHYCRRDAQCVRGLSCMFGKCHRSIPNGQEGARCKVDRDCGASMCCARHHGERVCKRRLMRDDGCYVPDGGLAFSINQICPCDEGLLCRENIAPHRRERDFIYQKEHTSWTCQVPKS; translated from the exons ATGGCGAGCCTGTGTCTGTGCTTCACTCGGACCGAGGCGCACATTTGGGCGTGGATGCTGAACATGCCCCACAGTCCACCCAAAGACGGGACCGCGGCTATTCGGGACGTCGCGGCCCCTGGCAGATCCACCACG GCGATGTGCCACCACGACAGGACCTGCGGGCGGGGTTTTTCCTGCGACCGCCACTTCGGCCTGTGCGTCCCCCTCCGCGGGGAGGGGCACTACTGCCGCAGGGACGCTCAATGCGTGCGAGGCCTCAGCTGCATGTTCGGCAAATGCCACCGCAGCATTCCCAATGGGCAAGAGG GCGCACGATGTAAGGTGGACCGCGACTGCGGGGCGTCCATGTGCTGCGCACGCCACCACGGCGAACGCGTGTGCAAGCGGCGGCTGATGCGCGACGACGGCTGCTACGTCCCCGACGGCGGCCTGGCGTTCAGCATCAACCAGATCTGCCCCTGCGACGAGGGGCTGCTGTGTCGGGAGAATATCGCCCCACACAGGAGAGA GAGGGATTTTATTTACCAGAAGGAGCACACAAGCTGGACGTGCCAAGTTCCCAAAAGCTAA
- the LOC133143091 gene encoding dickkopf-related protein 3-like isoform X3 encodes MLPSVWMASLCLCFTRTEAHIWAWMLNMPHSPPKDGTAAIRDVAAPGRSTTAMCHHDRTCGRGFSCDRHFGLCVPLRGEGHYCRRDAQCVRGLSCMFGKCHRSIPNGQEGARCKVDRDCGASMCCARHHGERVCKRRLMRDDGCYVPDGGLAFSINQICPCDEGLLCRENIAPHRRE; translated from the exons ATGTTGCCCAGCGTGTGGATGGCGAGCCTGTGTCTGTGCTTCACTCGGACCGAGGCGCACATTTGGGCGTGGATGCTGAACATGCCCCACAGTCCACCCAAAGACGGGACCGCGGCTATTCGGGACGTCGCGGCCCCTGGCAGATCCACCACG GCGATGTGCCACCACGACAGGACCTGCGGGCGGGGTTTTTCCTGCGACCGCCACTTCGGCCTGTGCGTCCCCCTCCGCGGGGAGGGGCACTACTGCCGCAGGGACGCTCAATGCGTGCGAGGCCTCAGCTGCATGTTCGGCAAATGCCACCGCAGCATTCCCAATGGGCAAGAGG GCGCACGATGTAAGGTGGACCGCGACTGCGGGGCGTCCATGTGCTGCGCACGCCACCACGGCGAACGCGTGTGCAAGCGGCGGCTGATGCGCGACGACGGCTGCTACGTCCCCGACGGCGGCCTGGCGTTCAGCATCAACCAGATCTGCCCCTGCGACGAGGGGCTGCTGTGTCGGGAGAATATCGCCCCACACAGGAGAGAGTGA
- the plxdc1 gene encoding plexin domain-containing protein 1: MELGGLLLVCLLQVQLGTLWTHEESETGLRRPRGSRSVPAQGGRLDITFLPDNMTHIVEDSQRYYSWQSFGPDDRRTRDLWVDLDSLHKSQVRIHGILSNAHQKAARVALSFDFPFYGHYLRQIIVATGGFIFMGEITHRMLTATQYIAPLMANFDPSFSMNSTVRFSDNGHLFVVQWDKVRLKDRETEGAFTFQAALHKNGTVVFNYREIPVPVEGINSTEHPVKVGMSDAFVAYIPSPEIADAKQRTIYEYHRVEINTSTIASGLAFEFTPLPTCLQHTSCDLCLGSNLTSGCGWCNTLQRCSDGIDRLRQEWLDYNCPEEAEGKCEDYYTASPEDPTLSSSSAAPTSSSAKIRDDVVTREPPDHTRMTENAAIIAGVVGALVLVVALTLLAVYYINTHPTLAPPFYLMQRRSNNYWPATKFRNQDCPSSYGEVELTGHEKEGFIEAEQCC, from the exons ATGGAGCTTGGCGGACTTCTCCTCGTGTGTCTCCTCCAGGTTCAGTTGGGGACCCTGTGGACTCATGAAG AGAGCGAGACCGGCCTCCGACGGCCCAGAGGCTCTCGCAGCGTTCCGGCGCAGGGAGGACGACTGGACATCACTTTCCTGCCTGACAACATGACCCATATAGTG GAGGACTCGCAGCGCTACTACAGCTGGCAGAGTTTCGGCCCCGACGACAGGCGTACCCGAGACCTGTGGGTGGACTTGGACTCGTTGCACAAGAGCCAAGTCCGAATCCATGGCATCCTGTCCAACGCACACCAGAAGGCGGCG agGGTGGCGCTATCATTCGACTTTCCATTTTATGGACACTACTTAAGACAAATTATCGTCGCGACCGGTG GTTTTATCTTCATGGGGGAGATCACCCACCGCATGCTAACTGCCACCCAGTACATCGCCCCCCTCATGGCCAACTTTGACCCCAGTTTCTCCATGAACTCCACCGTCAGGTTTTCAGATAACG GTCATCTGTTTGTGGTCCAATGGGACAAAGTACGATTAAAAGACCGAGAAACCGAAGGAGCTTTCACGTTCCAGGCGGCGCTGCACAAAAACGGAACCGTGGTGTTTAACTACCGAGAG ATCCCGGTGCCGGTGGAGGGGATTAACTCGACGGAGCATCCCGTCAAAGTGGGAATGTCGGACGCGTTCGTGGCCTACATCCCATCTCCGGAGATTGCAG ATGCAAAGCAGAGGACCATCTACGAGTATCACCGGGTTGAAATCAACACCAGCACCATTGCCAGCGGATTGGCTTTTGAGTTCACGCCGCTGCCAA CTTGTCTTCAACACACGTCCTGCGATCTCTGCTTGGGGTCCAACCTGACGAGCGGGTGCGGGTGGTGCAACACGCTTCAAAG ATGCTCAGATGGAATCGACCGTCTTCGGCAGGAGTGGCTGGATTACAACTGTCCCGAAGAG GCTGAAGGCAAATGCGAGGACTACTACACGGCGTCGCCTGAAGATCCGACACTATCCTCGTCGTCGGCTGCTCCGACGTCATCTTCGGCCAAGATCCGCGACGACGTGGTCACCAGGG AACCTCCAGACCACACAAGGATGACTGAGAATGCGGCCATCATCGCCGGTGTAGTGGGGGCTCTCGTGCTAGTGGTGGCGCTAACCTTGCTAGCTGTGTACTACATCAACACGCACCCCACGTTGGCGCCGCCCTTCTACCTCATGCAG CGACGGAGCAACAACTACTGGCCCGCTACGAAGTTCCGCAACCAGGACTGCCCGTCGAGCTACGGCGAGGTGGAGCTGACGGGTCACGAGAAGGAAGGTTTCATCGAGGCGGAACAGTGCTGCTGA
- the LOC133143048 gene encoding LIM and SH3 domain protein 1-like isoform X1: protein MRVTSSVHSSPTHLATPFGPCGGVGERMNPPCGRCSKPVYPTEKINCLDKYWHKGCFSCEVCKMALSMNNYKGFDKRPYCSMHYPKTSFTIVADTPENLRLKQQSLLNSQALYKEDFEKNKGKGFSVVVDTPEMQRLKKTQEQISDIKYHEDFERSKVRSDAPPPENRQEEPTNQGRNSLDAQMRSSLVAPSGGEKRYQALYSYTAAEADEVSLQEGDLIGDVEFIDAGWLFGSNQRTGQRGMLPANYVRPV from the exons ATGCGTGTGACCAGCTCGGTCCATTCATCCCCCACACATCTTGCGACTCCTTTTGGCCCTTGTGGGGGGGTGGGAGAGAGAATGAATCCGCCGTGTGGGAGATGCTCCAAACCGGTTTACCCCACAGAGAAAATCAACTGCCTCGATAAG tatTGGCACAAAGGTTGTTTCAGCTGTGAAGTGTGCAAGATGGCGCTGAGCATGAACAACTACAAAGGCTTCGACAAGCGGCCTTACTGCAGCAT GCACTACCCCAAAACATCCTTCACCATCGTGGCCGACACCCCTGAGAACCTGCGCCTCAAGCAGCAGAGCCTGCTCAACAGCCAG GCCCTCTACAAGGAGGACTTTGAGAAGAACAAGGGCAAAGGGTTCAGCGTGGTGGTGGACACGCCGGAGATGCAGAGGCTGAAGAAGACTCAAGAGCAAATCAGTGAT ATTAAGTACCACGAAGACTTCGAGCGCAGCAAAGTACGAAGTGACGCGCCGCCTCCGGAAAATAGGCAAG AGGAACCGACGAATCAGGGGAGGAACAGTTTAGACGCACAGATGCGCTCTAGTCTTGTGGCGCCGTCTGGCGGAGAG AAGCGCTACCAGGCCTTGTACAGCTACACGGCAGCGGAGGCGGACGAGGTCTCCCTGCAGGAGGGCGACCTCATCGGGGACGTGGAGTTCATCGATGCAGGATGGCTGTTTGGGAGCAACCAGCGCACTGGCCAGCGGGGAATGTTGCCCGCCAACTATGTGCGGCCTGTGTGA
- the LOC133143048 gene encoding LIM and SH3 domain protein 1-like isoform X2 encodes MALSMNNYKGFDKRPYCSMHYPKTSFTIVADTPENLRLKQQSLLNSQALYKEDFEKNKGKGFSVVVDTPEMQRLKKTQEQISDIKYHEDFERSKVRSDAPPPENRQEEPTNQGRNSLDAQMRSSLVAPSGGEKRYQALYSYTAAEADEVSLQEGDLIGDVEFIDAGWLFGSNQRTGQRGMLPANYVRPV; translated from the exons ATGGCGCTGAGCATGAACAACTACAAAGGCTTCGACAAGCGGCCTTACTGCAGCAT GCACTACCCCAAAACATCCTTCACCATCGTGGCCGACACCCCTGAGAACCTGCGCCTCAAGCAGCAGAGCCTGCTCAACAGCCAG GCCCTCTACAAGGAGGACTTTGAGAAGAACAAGGGCAAAGGGTTCAGCGTGGTGGTGGACACGCCGGAGATGCAGAGGCTGAAGAAGACTCAAGAGCAAATCAGTGAT ATTAAGTACCACGAAGACTTCGAGCGCAGCAAAGTACGAAGTGACGCGCCGCCTCCGGAAAATAGGCAAG AGGAACCGACGAATCAGGGGAGGAACAGTTTAGACGCACAGATGCGCTCTAGTCTTGTGGCGCCGTCTGGCGGAGAG AAGCGCTACCAGGCCTTGTACAGCTACACGGCAGCGGAGGCGGACGAGGTCTCCCTGCAGGAGGGCGACCTCATCGGGGACGTGGAGTTCATCGATGCAGGATGGCTGTTTGGGAGCAACCAGCGCACTGGCCAGCGGGGAATGTTGCCCGCCAACTATGTGCGGCCTGTGTGA
- the LOC133143047 gene encoding kelch domain-containing protein 1-like — protein sequence MAGVPASTRRLERSTHTAFIHGNNTLYVWGGFQASGSEDVMLPSDEIWLCDLDSGTWQRREMGGETPPPLMGFCGSYINGSLYIFAGYDGQTYSNQMFSVDLTQQCYSWKKVMEAKGTTPSPRNKHSCWVHGDRLVYFGGYGCKTLREARNMESTNFIIEEMTWLTIGDVSFRCWGWHNEVDVFDTLTSTWSVPESKGVPPLPRGCHAGAVLGNKGYVCGGVETPELDMYCLDLDVWNWTQIVALSSRMPPGRSMHTMTPIADDTLFVFGGLAVDGETLNDAWQFDTLTRKWREITHPHGDKPRVCHSACLGSDNDVIIFGGSSNLSITMDSITVLTCPSQTHSGDVLMIQTQPYSLFRLCEDFLGRNSEVFSQHLCRLPAKLRDKIVKRISFFSKPLVTS from the exons ATGGCGGGCGTACCGGCGTCGACgagaaggctggagaggagcaccCACACTGCGTTCATCCACGGCAACAACACGCTGTACGTGTGGGGGGGCTTCCAG GCCTCCGGCAGCGAAGACGTCATGCTCCCCAGTGATGAGATCTGGCTATGCGATTTGGACAGTGGCACATG GCAGCGGCGAGAGATGGGCGGGGAAACGCCCCCTCCCCTGATGGGCTTCTGTGGCTCCTACATCAACGGCTCGCTGTACATCTTTGCGGGATACGACGGCCAAACTTACAGCAATCAA atgttcaGCGTGGACCTCACGCAACAATGCTACTCGTGGAAGAAGGTGATGGAAGCCAAAGGAACGACGCCCTCACCGAGGAACAAACACAGCTGCTGGGTGCATGGGGACAG GTTGGTCTACTTTGGAGGCTACGGATGCAAGACGCTGCGGGAGGCGAGGAACATGGAGTCCACAAACTTCATCATCGAAGAGATGACCTGG CTCACCATCGGTGACGTGTCGTTTCGCTGCTGGGGCTGGCACAACGAAGTCGACGTTTTTGACACGTTGACCAGCACCTGGAGCGTTCCTGAGAGCAAG GGTGTGCCGCCGCTCCCCCGAGGCTGCCACGCCGGCGCCGTGTTGGGCAACAAAGGTTACGTCTGTGGCGGCGTG GAAACCCCCGAGTTGGACATGTACTGCTTGGACCTGGACGTGTGGAATTGGACACAAAT TGTGGCCTTGTCATCCCGCATGCCGCCGGGCCGTTCGATGCACACCATGACGCCCATCGCTGACGACACCCTCTTTGTATTCGGCGGTCTAGCCGTAGACGGGGAAACGCTTA ATGACGCCTGGCAGTTCGATACTCTGACGAGAAAGTGGCGGGAGATAACTCACCCGCATGGTGACAAGCCCAG GGTGTGTCACAGTGCCTGTCTGGGGAGtgacaatgatgtcatcataTTTGGAGGGAGCAGCAACCTGTCCATCACAATGGATTCG ATCACCGTGCTGACTTGCCCGTCGCAGACTCACAGCGGTGACGTGCTGATGATCCAGACGCAGCCCTACTCGCTCTTCAG ATTGTGCGAGGACTTCCTGGGAAGGAACTCCGAGGTGTTCTCGCAACACCTTTGCAGGCTGCCGGCCAAGCTACGTGACAAAATTGTCAAGAGAATCTCGTTCTTCTCCAAGCCGCTTGTAACCTCTTGA